In a genomic window of Pseudomonas cannabina:
- a CDS encoding GntR family transcriptional regulator: protein MINHRTQKLHAQQVLEHLAHGLAQPIALPRETIEEALRAAIMDGRLEPGERLTQQAIADAFQVSRMPVREALRSLETQGYIATAYHKGYRVTNGQELPLHGHLPGLLRCVAERHTQLGDLEAKVAFENEILRVLGRLRPTPSGCSSEAL from the coding sequence ATGATTAACCACAGAACGCAAAAACTGCACGCTCAGCAGGTGCTTGAGCACCTGGCCCACGGTCTGGCACAGCCGATAGCGCTGCCCCGCGAGACCATTGAAGAAGCGCTGCGCGCAGCCATCATGGACGGACGACTTGAACCGGGTGAACGGCTTACGCAGCAAGCCATTGCCGATGCCTTCCAGGTCAGCCGGATGCCGGTGCGTGAAGCCCTGCGTTCGCTGGAGACGCAGGGCTACATCGCGACGGCGTATCACAAAGGCTATCGGGTCACGAACGGCCAGGAGTTGCCCCTGCACGGTCACCTGCCTGGCTTGCTGAGGTGCGTGGCAGAACGGCATACGCAGCTGGGCGACCTCGAAGCAAAAGTCGCCTTTGAAAACGAAATCCTGCGCGTCCTGGGCCGACTGCGTCCAACCCCGAGCGGATGCTCCAGTGAGGCGCTGTAG
- a CDS encoding IS91 family transposase yields MRSRPADVASAPPAYKPRPLKNLFTANGCWADLLEAGGLRQIEVESISKMLACGTSILGVKHYTCGNDSCPHVKYLCNTCHCRACPSCGKKATDQWIAVQNNRLPDCPWQHLVFTLPDTLWSLFFYNRWLLDALFRLAADNLIYTAKRRGLRVGIFGALHTYGRRLNWHPHVHLSVTAGGLDEQGVWKNLSFHKEALRRRWMWLVRDYLLGQPLSQLTMPPPLAHIHCENDWHRLILTAGGQHWHIHLSKKTENGRKTVNYLGRYLKKPPISGSRLAHYTSGATLSFTYLDHRTQTYQQETLSQADMLRRVVQHIPEKHFRMIRYFGFLANRVCGKYLPKVYEALKMATPGPTPKLYFVQMAKAFLNVDPFRCVLCGARMVYTAAISGLTVQGLVLNAQAIAQMRYVKP; encoded by the coding sequence ATGAGGAGCCGCCCTGCTGACGTGGCCTCTGCACCGCCTGCTTACAAACCTCGACCGCTCAAAAACCTCTTCACGGCCAACGGCTGCTGGGCAGATTTGCTGGAGGCCGGCGGTCTGCGCCAAATCGAAGTGGAGTCGATCAGCAAAATGCTCGCCTGCGGCACCTCGATACTGGGCGTCAAACACTACACCTGCGGCAACGACAGCTGCCCGCACGTCAAATACCTGTGCAACACCTGCCATTGCCGGGCCTGTCCTTCCTGCGGCAAAAAGGCCACCGACCAGTGGATCGCCGTGCAAAACAACCGTCTGCCCGACTGCCCCTGGCAGCATCTGGTGTTCACGCTGCCCGACACGCTGTGGTCCCTGTTCTTCTACAACCGCTGGCTGCTTGATGCGCTGTTTCGTCTGGCGGCCGATAACCTGATCTACACCGCCAAGCGGCGCGGTTTGCGCGTCGGGATTTTCGGGGCGCTGCACACCTATGGACGGCGGCTCAACTGGCATCCCCACGTCCACCTGTCGGTGACCGCGGGCGGCCTGGATGAGCAGGGCGTCTGGAAAAATCTGTCGTTCCACAAAGAGGCCCTGCGGCGGCGCTGGATGTGGCTGGTGCGCGATTACCTGCTGGGACAGCCGCTTTCGCAACTGACGATGCCGCCGCCGCTGGCCCACATCCACTGTGAAAACGACTGGCACCGTCTGATACTGACCGCTGGCGGCCAGCACTGGCACATCCACTTGTCGAAGAAGACGGAAAACGGGCGAAAGACCGTCAATTACCTGGGCCGCTACCTGAAAAAACCGCCCATCTCGGGCAGTCGTCTGGCGCATTACACCTCCGGAGCCACGTTGAGCTTTACCTACCTGGATCACCGCACGCAGACCTATCAGCAGGAAACGCTGAGCCAGGCCGACATGCTGCGCCGGGTGGTGCAGCACATCCCGGAAAAGCATTTCCGGATGATCCGGTATTTTGGTTTTCTGGCCAATCGGGTGTGTGGGAAATACCTGCCGAAGGTGTATGAAGCATTGAAGATGGCGACGCCAGGACCGACACCGAAGCTGTATTTTGTGCAGATGGCCAAAGCCTTTCTAAACGTCGATCCGTTCCGTTGCGTGCTGTGTGGCGCGCGGATGGTATACACGGCGGCAATCAGCGGGCTGACGGTACAGGGACTGGTCCTCAACGCTCAGGCGATCGCGCAGATGAGGTACGTGAAGCCCTGA
- a CDS encoding DUF3757 domain-containing protein, translating to MKARSKKSVGIVALALLMGKVYAAPTPAACPDVSVIKQHQEGQGFVYTAPAPNNQQWRGENPRGDAKDINSIAFKTANIRNRSAITGNAFVACDYEGNSSAGIRMSLETLKVATPVGKAWNGLSCSESNPSLCTFEY from the coding sequence ATGAAAGCTCGCTCAAAGAAATCAGTAGGCATTGTTGCTTTGGCACTTTTAATGGGCAAGGTGTATGCCGCTCCTACTCCTGCCGCGTGCCCGGATGTCAGCGTCATCAAACAACATCAGGAAGGGCAAGGTTTTGTGTATACGGCACCAGCCCCAAACAACCAACAATGGAGAGGCGAAAACCCGCGAGGCGATGCAAAGGACATAAATAGTATTGCTTTCAAAACTGCAAATATACGTAACCGAAGCGCGATCACAGGTAATGCATTTGTGGCGTGCGACTATGAGGGTAATAGCAGCGCAGGAATCAGGATGAGTCTTGAAACGCTCAAGGTAGCAACACCTGTGGGGAAAGCTTGGAACGGACTCAGTTGCAGTGAAAGCAACCCATCCCTCTGCACGTTTGAGTATTGA
- the xopAH gene encoding XopAH/AvrB family type III secretion system effector, which yields MGCISSKPQVMSPSSHYSSPDAEPATARTSHRRSARYGELSGPPAQTGLTYYQQSLIGVARWPDPQYNQDHLPHQMEYGRSFFDASRHAGAGIASGQVQAFSQLWALAQRWRSEAAGGDYKTFGEESERYPTYNHNPTTPLANQYAYILDRYRNRKDGEFCEDVEGVPMHEFPLRDNINGKRITLSTVVVSADPDANRYDSRYSAIRHLEAGEPFYIRHTFSADVPEVLAHVEELYNQALDASVSDSQALSILGEIHWWVANAMPDHRGSAAKTEFSVRAIAMARGMELPPMRHGKVADLEAMTTSREAFVRDYNNFFDR from the coding sequence ATGGGATGTATATCATCGAAACCTCAGGTAATGTCTCCTTCCAGTCATTACTCTTCACCTGACGCGGAGCCTGCTACCGCTAGAACATCGCATCGTAGGTCAGCTCGTTATGGTGAATTATCGGGCCCTCCAGCACAAACCGGCTTAACGTATTATCAGCAATCGTTAATTGGCGTAGCTCGCTGGCCCGATCCTCAGTATAACCAGGACCATCTTCCTCATCAGATGGAATATGGTCGTTCCTTCTTCGATGCGTCTCGCCACGCAGGTGCTGGCATTGCTTCGGGTCAAGTTCAAGCATTTAGCCAATTGTGGGCCTTGGCACAGCGCTGGAGAAGCGAAGCTGCTGGCGGAGATTACAAAACTTTTGGCGAGGAAAGCGAGCGATACCCAACTTACAATCACAATCCGACAACGCCTCTGGCAAATCAATATGCTTACATTCTTGATCGTTACAGAAATCGAAAGGATGGTGAATTTTGCGAGGATGTTGAGGGCGTTCCAATGCACGAGTTTCCTCTGCGAGACAATATAAATGGTAAGCGTATAACTCTCTCAACTGTCGTGGTAAGTGCAGACCCTGATGCGAATAGATATGATAGTAGATACTCTGCTATAAGGCACCTTGAAGCTGGCGAGCCTTTTTATATAAGGCACACTTTTTCTGCCGATGTGCCAGAAGTGCTTGCTCATGTAGAAGAACTTTATAATCAAGCGTTGGATGCGAGCGTTTCCGATTCACAAGCTTTAAGTATATTAGGTGAAATACATTGGTGGGTTGCTAATGCTATGCCTGATCATAGGGGCAGTGCAGCAAAAACTGAGTTCTCTGTCCGTGCCATAGCAATGGCGCGAGGTATGGAGTTACCGCCTATGAGACACGGCAAAGTAGCAGATCTAGAAGCGATGACCACTTCTCGTGAGGCGTTCGTTAGGGACTACAATAACTTTTTTGATCGCTGA
- a CDS encoding LexA family protein yields the protein MNVKILGRLCESGKVIPFYTFKIPAGFPNPAADHIEQDFSFDRLMDLRAPHIYVAKIDGDSMEGAKIFHDSLVVVDRSRKPSSGSIVIAAVNNEPLCKILILQGDHVVLKSANPAYPPRHILEGEELSIWGVVRHGVTSFE from the coding sequence ATGAACGTCAAAATACTCGGCCGGTTGTGCGAATCCGGAAAGGTCATACCCTTCTACACTTTCAAAATCCCTGCCGGTTTTCCTAATCCGGCTGCGGACCACATCGAGCAGGACTTCTCATTCGACCGGCTGATGGATTTGCGCGCCCCTCACATTTACGTGGCCAAGATCGATGGCGACAGCATGGAGGGTGCCAAGATTTTTCATGACAGCCTGGTTGTCGTGGATCGCTCCAGAAAACCGTCCAGCGGGAGCATTGTCATTGCTGCCGTGAACAACGAGCCGCTGTGCAAAATTCTCATCCTACAGGGTGACCATGTGGTGCTGAAGTCAGCCAACCCTGCCTATCCGCCTCGGCATATCCTGGAAGGTGAAGAGCTGTCGATATGGGGCGTTGTGCGACATGGCGTCACAAGCTTTGAGTAA
- a CDS encoding HU family DNA-binding protein — MALTKDQLVVGIAEAIDAPKTTALKALEQLGQIVADQLESGAEITLPGIGKLKVAERPARTGRNPSTGAAIEIAAKKVVKFVSAKVLNDAINKGCVS, encoded by the coding sequence ATGGCTCTGACGAAAGACCAATTGGTTGTCGGTATTGCAGAAGCTATCGATGCGCCAAAAACCACCGCGCTTAAGGCTCTTGAGCAATTGGGACAGATCGTTGCCGACCAACTGGAAAGCGGTGCAGAAATCACTCTACCGGGCATCGGCAAACTGAAAGTGGCAGAGCGTCCAGCACGCACTGGCCGCAACCCTTCGACTGGTGCCGCTATCGAAATTGCTGCCAAGAAAGTCGTCAAGTTCGTCTCGGCTAAAGTTCTGAACGACGCGATCAACAAGGGTTGTGTTTCATAG
- a CDS encoding IS91 family transposase, with protein sequence MRSRPADVASAPPAYKPRPLKNLFTANGCWADLLEAGGLRQIEVESISKMLACGTSILGVKHYTCGNDSCPHVKYLCNTCHCRACPSCGKKATDQWIAVQNNRLPDCPWQHLVFTLPDTLWSLFFYNRWLLDALFRLAADNLIYTAKRRGLRVGIFGALHTYGRRLNWHPHVHLSVTAGGLDEQGVWKNLSFHKEALRRRWMWLVRDYLLGQPLSQLTMPPPLAHIHCESDWHRLILTAGGQHWHIHLSKKTENGRKTVNYLGRYLKKPPISGSRLAHYTNGATLSFTYLDHRTQTYQQETLSQADMLRRVVQHIPEKHFRMIRYFGFLANRVCGKYLPKVYEALKMATPGPTPKLYFVQMAKAFLNVDPFRCVLCGARMVYTAAISGLTVQGLVLNAQAIAQMRYVKP encoded by the coding sequence ATGAGGAGCCGCCCTGCTGACGTGGCCTCTGCACCGCCTGCTTACAAACCTCGACCGCTCAAAAACCTCTTCACGGCCAACGGCTGCTGGGCAGATTTGCTGGAGGCCGGCGGTCTGCGCCAAATCGAAGTGGAGTCGATCAGCAAAATGCTCGCCTGCGGCACCTCGATACTGGGCGTCAAACACTACACCTGCGGCAACGACAGCTGCCCGCACGTCAAATACCTGTGCAACACCTGCCATTGCCGGGCCTGTCCTTCCTGCGGCAAAAAGGCCACCGACCAGTGGATCGCCGTGCAAAACAACCGTCTGCCCGACTGCCCCTGGCAGCATCTGGTGTTCACGCTGCCCGACACGCTGTGGTCCCTGTTCTTCTACAACCGCTGGCTGCTTGATGCGCTGTTTCGTCTGGCGGCCGATAACCTGATCTACACCGCCAAGCGGCGCGGTTTGCGCGTCGGGATTTTCGGGGCGCTGCACACCTATGGACGGCGGCTCAACTGGCATCCCCACGTCCACCTGTCGGTGACCGCGGGCGGCCTGGATGAGCAGGGCGTCTGGAAAAATCTGTCGTTCCACAAAGAGGCCCTGCGGCGGCGCTGGATGTGGCTGGTGCGCGATTACCTGCTGGGACAGCCGCTTTCGCAACTGACGATGCCGCCGCCGCTGGCCCACATCCACTGTGAAAGCGACTGGCACCGTCTGATACTGACCGCTGGCGGCCAGCACTGGCACATCCACTTGTCGAAGAAGACGGAAAACGGCCGAAAGACCGTCAATTACCTGGGCCGCTACCTGAAAAAACCGCCGATCTCGGGCAGTCGTCTGGCGCATTACACCAACGGGGCCACGTTGAGCTTCACCTACCTGGATCACCGCACACAGACCTATCAGCAGGAAACGCTGAGCCAGGCCGACATGCTGCGCCGGGTGGTGCAGCACATCCCGGAAAAGCATTTCCGGATGATCCGGTATTTTGGTTTTCTGGCCAATCGGGTGTGTGGGAAATACCTGCCGAAGGTGTATGAAGCATTGAAGATGGCGACGCCAGGACCGACACCGAAGCTGTATTTTGTGCAGATGGCCAAAGCCTTTCTAAACGTCGATCCGTTCCGTTGCGTGCTGTGTGGCGCGCGGATGGTATACACGGCGGCAATCAGCGGGCTGACGGTACAGGGACTGGTCCTCAACGCTCAGGCGATCGCGCAGATGAGGTACGTGAAGCCCTGA